A single Nomascus leucogenys isolate Asia chromosome 14, Asia_NLE_v1, whole genome shotgun sequence DNA region contains:
- the CCT4 gene encoding T-complex protein 1 subunit delta, with product MPENVAPRSGATAGAAGGRGKGAYQDRDKPAQIRFSNISAAKAVADAIRTSLGPKGMDKMIQDGKGDVTITNDGATILKQMQVLHPAARMLVELSKAQDIEAGDGTTSVVIIAGSLLDSCTKLLQKGIHPTIISESFQKALEKGIEILTDMSRPVELSDRETLLNSATTSLNSKVVSQYSSLLSPMSVNAVMKVIDPATATSVDLRDIKIVKKLGGTIDDCELVEGLVLTQKVSNSGITRVEKAKIGLIQFCLSAPKTDMDNQIVVSDYAQMDRVLREERAYILNLVKQIKKTGCNVLLIQKSILRDALSDLALHFLNKMKIMVIKDIEREDIEFICKTIGTKPVAHIDQFTADMLGSAELAEEVNLNGSGKLLKITGCASPGKTVTIVVRGSNKLVIEEAERSIHDALCVIRCLVKKRALIAGGGAPEIELALRLTEYSRTLSGMESYCVRAFADAMEVIPSTLAENAGLNPISTVTELRNRHAQGEKTAGINVRKGGISNILEELVVQPLLVSVSALTLATETVRSILKIDDVVNTR from the exons CGGTTGCTGATGCTATTAGAACAAGCCTTGGACCAAAAGGAATGGATAAAATG attcaaGATGGAAAAGGTGATGTAACCATTACAAATGATGGTGCTACCATTCTGAAACAAATGCAAGTATTACATCCAGCAGCCAGAATG CTGGTGGAGCTGTCTAAGGCTCAAGATATAGAAGCAGGAGATGGCACCACATCAGTAGTCATCATTGCTGGCTCCCTCTTAGATTCTTGTACCAAGCTTCTTCAGAAAG GGATTCATCCAACCATCATTTCTGAGTCATTCCAGAAGGCCCTGGAAAAGGGCATTGAAATCTTGACTGACATGTCTCGACCTGTGGAACTGAGTGACAGAGAAACTTTGTTAAATAGTGCAACCACTTCACTGAACTCAAAG GTTGTTTCTCAGTATTCAAGTCTGCTTTCTCCAATGAGTGTAAATGCCGTGATGAAAGTGATTGACCCAGCCACAGCCACCAGTGTAGATCTTAGAGATATTAAAATAGTTAAGAAGCTTGG tgGGACAATTGATGACTGTGAGTTGGTGGAAGGGCTGGTTCTCACCCAAAAAGTATCAAATTCTGGCATAACCAGAGTTGAAAAGGCCAAGATTGGGCTTATTCAGTTTTGCTTATCTGCTCCCAAAACAGAT ATGGATAATCAAATAGTGGTTTCTGACTATGCCCAGATGGACCGAGTCCTGCGAGAAGAGAGagcctatattttaaatttagtgaagcaaattaaaaaaacaggatgTAATGTCCTTCTCATACAGAAGTCTATTCTAAG agatgCTCTTAGTGATCTTGCATTACACTTTCTGAACAAAATGAAGATCATGGTGATTAAGGATATTGAAAGAGAAGACATTGAATTTATTTGTAAG ACAATTGGAACCAAGCCAGTTGCTCATATTGACCAATTTACTGCTGACATGCTGGGTTCTGCCGAGTTAGCTGAGGAGGTCAATTTAAATGGCTCTGGCAAACTGCTCAAG ATTACAGGCTGTGCCAGCCCTGGAAAAACAGTTACAATTGTTGTTCGTGGTTCTAACAAACTGGTGATTGAAGAAGCTGAGCGCTCCATTCATGATGCCCTATGTGTTATTCGTTGCTTAGTGAAGAAGAG GGCTCTTATTGCAGGAGGTGGTGCTCCAGAAATAGAGTTGGCCCTACGATTAACTGAATATTCACGAACACTGAGTGGTATGGAATCCTACTGCGTTCGTGCTTTTGCAGATGCTATGGAGGTCATTCCATCTACACTAGCTGAAAATGCTGGCCTGAATCCCATTTCTACAGTAACAGAACTAAGAAACCGGCATGCCCAGGGAGAAAAAACTGCAGGCATTAATGTCCGAAAG GGTGGTATTTCCAACATTTTGGAGGAACTGGTTGTCCAGCCTCTGTTGGTATCAGTCAGTGCTCTGACTCTTGCAACTGAAACTGTTCGGAGCATTCTGAAAATCGATGATGTG GTAAACACTCGATAA